The proteins below come from a single Cannabis sativa cultivar Pink pepper isolate KNU-18-1 chromosome 3, ASM2916894v1, whole genome shotgun sequence genomic window:
- the LOC115709646 gene encoding protein NUCLEAR FUSION DEFECTIVE 2 — MLLSRFSILTTTIVFLAIFPRFRGDPDFILRYHKFEASSSFSKALEFLQGQIGYNFKSVGLLRRAMTHSSYSEENNRALSIFGASIIETSTSLYYLKNDIDISPEELNTRITDVSKVETSCAKDGTRLGLHKVVRVSHKSTTNSSTPSVVCGAFRAIFGAIAIDAGNCDDAGKVFLVVHGGKALAF; from the exons ATGTTGCTTTCCCGTTTCTCCATCCTCACCACCACCATTGTCTTTTTGGCCATCTTCCCTCGGTTCCGG GGAGACCCAGATTTTATACTCCGCTATCACAAGTTCGAAGCCTCGTCTTCGTTCTCAAAAGCTCTCGAATTCCTCCAGGGCCAAATTGG gtacaatttcaagagtgttggTCTGCTCAGGCGGGCTATGACCCACTCGTCCTATTCGGAAGAGAACAACAGGGCATTGAGCATTTTTGGTGCCAGTATCATTGAAACATCAACCTCTCTGTATTATCTGAAAAACGACATTGATATTTCCCCTGAAGAGTTGAACACTCGGATCACTGATGTCTCCAAGGTTGAAACTTCTTGTGCCAAAGATGGGACTCGTCTGGGGTTGCATAAGGTGGTTAGAGTTTCTCACAAGAGCACGACCAATTCTTCCACTCCTTCTGTCGTTTGTGGAGCTTTCCGGGCAATTTTCGGGGCGATTGCTATCGATGCTGGAAACTGTGATGATGCCGGAAAAGTGTTTTTGGTTGTTCATGGTGGAAAAGCTCTTGCTTTTTAA
- the LOC115704925 gene encoding uncharacterized protein LOC115704925 produces the protein MNSYFHRFGFLIVFRQPCWNTIGISLGMRCFEITRAALKFLLVTQLELEHLVLLFQCLRLSWLSFLLRSWLSTFMTLMGNLCQTFYCPFNKDLDYFIGGPSFRAWCCTGNFHGGCLSKKNYGEIIGQNMENSVVCRSKTNNECKVLSIHHSSS, from the exons ATGAATAGCTACTTCCACCGATTTGGCTTCTTAATAGTGTTTCGCCAACCTTGTTGGAACACAATTGGAATTTCTCTTGGCATGCGCTGCTTTGAAATTACACGGGCTGCTTTGAAATTTCTCTTGGTGACACAATTAGAGTTGGAACACCTg GTTCTGTTGTTCCAATGCTTGAGGCTGTCATGGCTGTCGTTCCTGTTGAGAAGTTGGCTGTCCACTTTCATGACACTTATGGGCAATCTCTGCCAAACATTTTACTGTCCCTTCAA TAAGGATTTGGATTATTTCATTGGAGGTCCTTCATTCCGAGCATGGTGTTGTACGGGAAATTTTCATGG aggttgtttatccaaaaaaaattatggagaAATTATCGGTCAAAACATGGAAAATTCAGTTGTATGTAGATCTAAAACGAACAATGAGTGCAAAGTACTATCAATTCACCATTCAAGCAGCTGA